GTTTTTTTGACAAAATGAATAATTGTCGTCCTCAAATATAGTAAATCTTGTATTAAGCGAACAAATAAAAGTTATTTTATTTTTGATTTTTTCCCCAAATATTTCTGGTTTTAGCTGAGTTTAAAAGAAAAGCGCTTCCAGTTTAATAACCGAAAGCGCTTTTCTTTTTTGATGTTATTTGAAAAAATAATAATCTATATTCTTATGCATTACTACTTTGGAGGAAAGCAATTAAGCTAGTGAAATTAGCTGTGAATAATTTCACAGAAATGGCCAGCAAAATAATACCAAAGAATTTACGGACAACATAAATACCCCCTTTACCAAGCATTTTTTCTATTTTGCTAGTCATCCTCAATACAATATACACCCAAACCATGTTAAGTGCCAGTGCAGTCATAATATTGATACTGGCATATTGTGCACGAAGGGATAATAATGTGGTAAAAGCTCCGGCTCCGGCTAATAAAGGAAATACTAAAGGTACAAGTGTAGCTTCTTTAATAGGTCCTGTATTTTTAAATATTTCTATATCAAGAATCATTTCCAGTGCCATTAGGAATATAACAAATGCACCGGCTATTGCAAAGGATTCAATATCTACACGGAAAAGGCTTAGTAACAAATGTCCTGCATAGAAGAAGCCCACTAATAAAGCTCCAGAGTATAAAGTTGCTTTAATGGCGTTTACATCTCGCCCTTTTTCTCTAAGAGCTATGATAATTGGAATAGAACCAATCATGTCTATTACCGCAAAT
This genomic interval from uncultured Bacteroides sp. contains the following:
- a CDS encoding MarC family protein — encoded protein: MLSAFNFQDMVSAFIVLFAVIDMIGSIPIIIALREKGRDVNAIKATLYSGALLVGFFYAGHLLLSLFRVDIESFAIAGAFVIFLMALEMILDIEIFKNTGPIKEATLVPLVFPLLAGAGAFTTLLSLRAQYASINIMTALALNMVWVYIVLRMTSKIEKMLGKGGIYVVRKFFGIILLAISVKLFTANFTSLIAFLQSSNA